DNA from Diaphorobacter limosus:
TGTTCGTCGAAGGAAGCAATGCCAGAGACATTGCCACAAGCCTTGAACATGCCATGCGCAGCGGCGCCCTGCCACCCGGCTCTGCCCTGCCCCCGGTACGCCAGCTGGCCGTTGAGCTGGGCGTGAATCCCAACACCGTCGCGGCCGCCTATGCGCGGCTGCGCGCCGCCGGCCGCGTGCTCACGGCGGGGCGCAAGGGCACGCGCGTGGCCGGCGCGCCGCCCTCCCCCACCCCGGTCTATGCCGCGCCCGAGGGGCTGCGCGACCTGGCCGGCGACCAGGTCGACGCCGCCCTGCTGCCGCGCCTACGTGGCCAGGCCTGGACGCAGGCGCTGGCCCAACCCCTGGATGGCGTGGCTGGCGATGCACCGCTGCTGGCTCAGGCCGCGCACTGGCTGCAGGGCCAGGGTCTGCCGGGCGAAGACCTGGGTTGTTTCTCGGGCGCGCTCGACGCCATCGAGCGCGCCCTGCGCCAGCATGCGCGTCCCGGTGACCGCGTGGGTGTGGAAGACCCGCTGTGGCCGCCGCTGCTGGCGCTCTTGCACAGCCTGCGCCTGGTGCCGGTGGCGCTGGCCGTCGATGCGCAGGGCATGTGCGTGCCGGCCGATGGCGTGCTGAGGGACTGCGCCGCCGTGGTGCTCACGCCGCGCGCGCAGCACCCCACGGGCGTGGCCATGACGGCGGCGCGCTGGAGGGCGCTGCGCCGCGCCTTGCGTGCCTGCCCGCACACACTGCTGATCCTGGACGACCACTGGGGCCCCTTGAGCGCCGCGCCGCTGGCCATGGCCGGCACGCTGCCGCCGCTGTGGCTGCATGTGCTGTCCGTCACCAGCAGCCTGGGGCCGGACTGCCGCGTGGCCGTGGTCAGCGGCACGCCAGGGCTGGTGCAGGGCATGT
Protein-coding regions in this window:
- a CDS encoding aminotransferase class I/II-fold pyridoxal phosphate-dependent enzyme, with the protein product MTSLFVEGSNARDIATSLEHAMRSGALPPGSALPPVRQLAVELGVNPNTVAAAYARLRAAGRVLTAGRKGTRVAGAPPSPTPVYAAPEGLRDLAGDQVDAALLPRLRGQAWTQALAQPLDGVAGDAPLLAQAAHWLQGQGLPGEDLGCFSGALDAIERALRQHARPGDRVGVEDPLWPPLLALLHSLRLVPVALAVDAQGMCVPADGVLRDCAAVVLTPRAQHPTGVAMTAARWRALRRALRACPHTLLILDDHWGPLSAAPLAMAGTLPPLWLHVLSVTSSLGPDCRVAVVSGTPGLVQGMCAHQALGPRAVSRWLQGLVAQLWRQASRGRGRGSWQHMAGSYAARRAALAQALRRHGVAGDWERGEGLHAWLPVADEAAVAQHMAAHGWAVQAGAPLRLGSGPAIRINLAALGLRDMGRLARDLAAALRAVS